A single Vigna radiata var. radiata cultivar VC1973A chromosome 8, Vradiata_ver6, whole genome shotgun sequence DNA region contains:
- the LOC106771491 gene encoding zeatin O-glucosyltransferase-like gives MASNGRILPHQTQVLVVLIPFPAQGHLNQLLHLSNLFLAQNIPVHYVGTVTHIRQATLRHHNSTSNIHFHAFEVPPFVSPPPNPSNPENDFPSHLIPSFEASTQLREPVGKLLQSLSSQAKRVIIIHDSLMASVAQDATNMPNVENYTFHSTSAFTTFVSFWERMGKPPLEGFRVPEFPIFEGCFAAQFVGFIIAQYELLKFNDGNIYNTSRVIEDPFLELLERNGGKKVWALGPFNPLAIEKKDSIGFRHSCMEWLDKQEQSSVIYISFGTTTALTDEQIQQLAIGLEQSKQKFIWVLRDADKGDIFDENEAKRLDLPNGFEERMEGKGLIVRDWAPQLEILSHNSTGGFMSHCGWNSCLESITMGVPIAAWPMHSDQPKNAALITNVLKVGLVVKDWAQRKALVTASDIENCVRRLMQTKEGDEMRERAARLKNAIHKSTEEGGVSRMEMDSFIAHITK, from the coding sequence ATGGCTTCCAATGGAAGAATTCTTCCTCATCAAACCCAAGTGTTGGTGGTTCTGATACCTTTCCCTGCACAAGGCCATCTCAATCAGCTTCTGCATCTCTCAAACCTATTCTTGGCACAAAACATACCAGTCCATTATGTTGGCACTGTCACGCACATTCGCCAAGCAACACTTAGACACCACAACTCTACTTCAAACATTCATTTCCATGCCTTTGAAGTTCCACCCTTTGTTTCTCCTCCTCCTAACCCTAGCAATCCAGAAAATGATTTTCCATCTCATCTCATTCCTTCCTTTGAGGCCTCAACACAACTTCGGGAGCCTGTGGGAAAGCTTCTTCAATCCCTCTCATCTCAAGCCAAAAGGGTCATAATCATCCATGATTCCCTCATGGCATCAGTGGCACAAGATGCAACAAACATGCCTAACGTTGAGAATTACACTTTCCACAGCACATCTGCCTTTACCACCTTTGTTTCCTTCTGGGAGAGAATGGGAAAGCCTCCACTTGAAGGTTTCCGTGTCCCAGAATTTCCTATTTTTGAAGGATGCTTCGCGGCCCAATTCGTTGGTTTCATTATCGCACAATATGAATTACTCAAATTCAACGATGGAAATATATACAACACAAGTAGGGTGATCGAAGATCCTTTTCTTGAGTTGCTGGAGCGTAATGGGGGCAAGAAGGTTTGGGCACTTGGCCCATTCAACCCTTTAGCCATTGAGAAGAAAGATTCAATAGGATTTAGGCACTCGTGCATGGAGTGGCTTGATAAACAAGAGCAAAGTTCAGTCATATATATATCCTTCGGGACCACAACAGCTTTGACAGATGAACAGATCCAACAGCTAGCAATTGGGTTGGAGCAAAGCAAGCAGAAGTTCATCTGGGTGCTGAGAGATGCTGATAAAGGGGACATCTTTGATGAAAACGAAGCAAAAAGACTTGATCTTCCAAATGGGTTTGAGGAGAGAATGGAAGGCAAGGGGCTGATTGTGAGGGATTGGGCACCCCAATTGGAAATTCTGAGCCACAATTCAACAGGGGGGTTTATGAGTCATTGTGGATGGAACTCGTGCTTGGAGAGCATAACCATGGGAGTGCCAATAGCAGCATGGCCAATGCACTCTGACCAGCCAAAAAACGCAGCTCTCATCACAAATGTGCTGAAGGTTGGTTTGGTTGTGAAGGATTGGGCACAAAGGAAGGCATTGGTGACTGCATCAGATATTGAGAATTGTGTGAGAAGGTTGATGCAAACAAAGGAAGGTGATGAGATGCGAGAGAGAGCAGCGAGGCTTAAAAATGCAATCCATAAGTCCACGGAAGAAGGTGGAGTTTCTCGCATGGAAATGGATTCTTTCATTGCTCACATCACTAAATAG
- the LOC106770095 gene encoding zeatin O-glucosyltransferase-like, which translates to MALNDENILHQTKVVVLMIPFPAQAHLNQLLHLSRQIVAQNIPVHYVSTITHIRQATLRHQNSIPNIHFHAFEVPPFVSPPPNPNNPESDFPSHLIPSFEASTHLREPVGKLLQSLSSQAKRVIVIHDSLMASVAQDAINMPNVENYTFHIFSAFNNAVYLWQEKGRPHVGDFLFPEIPSDEGCIATQFKGFLSAQYEFLNFSHGRHIYNTSRAIEGPYIDFLERLGGGKKVWALGPLNLLAIEKKDSTGLRHPCMEWLDKQEPNSVIYVSFGTTTTLTEEQIKQIATGLEQSKQKFIWVLRDADKGNIFDENEEKRHYLPNGFEERVKGMGVVVRDWAPQLEILSHPSTGGFMSHCGWNSCTESFSMGVPIATWPMHSDQPRNAALVTEVLKVGLVVKDWSQRNALVTASNVENCVRRLMQTKEGEEMRERAVRLKNDIHRAMNEGGVSRMEMESFISHITY; encoded by the coding sequence ATGGCTTTGAATGATGAAAACATTCTTCATCAAACCAAAGTGGTGGTGCTTATGATACCTTTCCCAGCACAAGCTCACCTCAACCAGCTTTTACACCTCTCACGCCAAATCGTGGCACAAAACATACCAGTCCATTATGTTAGCACTATCACACACATTCGTCAGGCAACACTTCGACACCAAAACTCTATTCCAAACATCCATTTCCATGCCTTTGAAGTTCCACCCTTTGTTTCTCCTCCTCCCAACCCTAACAATCCAGAAAGTGATTTTCCATCTCATCTCATTCCTTCCTTTGAGGCCTCCACACACCTTCGTGAGCCTGTGGGAAAACTTCTTCAATCCCTTTCATCTCAAGCCAAAAGGGTCATAGTCATCCATGACTCCCTCATGGCATCAGTGGCACAAGATGCCATAAACATGCCTAACGTTGAAAACTACACTTTTCACATCTTCTCTGCCTTTAATAACGCCGTTTATCTTTGGCAAGAAAAAGGAAGGCCTCATGTTGGAGACTTCCTTTTCCCAGAAATTCCTTCTGACGAAGGATGCATCGCAACCCAATTCAAGGGTTTTCTTTCTGCACAATATGAGTTCCTCAACTTCAGCCATGGCCGTCATATTTACAACACCAGCAGGGCAATTGAAGGTCCTTACATTGACTTTCTGGAGCGTCTGGGTGGTGGCAAGAAGGTTTGGGCACTGGGGCCACTCAACCTTTTGGCCATTGAGAAGAAAGATTCAACAGGACTTAGGCACCCATGCATGGAGTGGCTTGATAAACAAGAGCCAAATTCAGTGATATATGTGTCTTTTGGAACCACAACAACTTTGACAGAGGAACAAATCAAACAGATTGCAACTGGGTTGGAGCAAAGCAAACAGAAGTTCATCTGGGTGCTGAGAGATGCTGATAAAGGGAACATCTTTGATGAAAACGAAGAAAAAAGACATTATCTTCCAAATGGGTTCGAGGAGAGAGTGAAAGGCATGGGGGTGGTTGTGAGGGATTGGGCACCCCAATTGGAAATTCTTAGCCACCCTTCAACAGGGGGGTTTATGAGTCACTGTGGATGGAACTCCTGCACGGAGAGCTTTTCCATGGGGGTGCCAATAGCAACATGGCCCATGCACTCTGACCAACCAAGAAACGCAGCTTTGGTCACAGAAGTTCTGAAGGTTGGTTTGGTTGTGAAGGATTGGTCACAGAGGAATGCGTTGGTGACTGCATCAAATGTTGAGAATTGTGTGAGAAGGTTGATGCAAACAAAGGAAGGTGAGGAGATGCGAGAGAGAGCAGTTAGGCTTAAAAATGACATCCACAGGGCCATGAACGAAGGAGGAGTTTCTCGAATGGAAATGGAATCTTTCATTTCTCACATCACTTATTAG